The genomic segment CGCCTTCGATGAGGCCGGGCAAGTCGGCGAGCACGAAGTCGACGTCGCCGACTTTCACGACGCCGAGGTTTGGGTGCAGCGTGGTGAAGGGATAATCCGCGATCTTCGGCTTGGCGGCCGAGACGGCGGACAGGAACGTCGACTTGCCGGCGTTCGGCAAGCCGACGAGGCCGGCGTCGGCGATCAGCTTCAAGCGGAGCCAGATGGTCAATTCGGTGGCCGGCTCGCCCGGATTGGCGTGGCGCGGGGCCTGATTGGTCGAGGACTTGAAATGCGAATTGCCGAAACCGCCGTTGCCACCCTTGGCGACGCGGTAGCGCTCGCCGGGCTTGGTCAGATCGGCCAGCAGGGTCTCGTTGTCCTCGGCCAGCACCTGGGTGCCCGGCGGGACCTTCAGAACCACGTCGGCGCCGTTCGGGCCGGTGCGGTTGCGGCCCATGCCGTCGGTGCCACGCCCGGCCTTGAAGTGCTGTTGATAGCGATAATCGATGAGCGTGTTGAGGTTGGCGACGCAGGCGATCCAGACATCGCCGCCCCGCCCGCCATCACCGCCGTCCGGTCCACCGAACTCGATGAACTTCTCGCGACGGAACGAGACGCTGCCGTTTCCGCCAGCGCCCGCCACGACATAAACCTTGGCCTGATCGAGGAACTTCATCGGCGGCACTCAACGCAGGATGCCCCGTCGTGAGAGGACGACGGCATAGAACGGCAGCAGCAGGGCAACCGCCACTATGACGGCAGAAACGGCTTCCTGGCCATCCATCCGGGGCGCATCGGGGTCGACGAGGCCGAGGACCAAGCTGACGGTCGCTGCGAACAGCGAAAGCGTGAGGACCGGGATCGCGATCCGTCGCCGCAACAGCAACGCGAGACTGCCCGCGATACCGGCGAAGAGGCCGGTACCCCAGATGGCGTAGACCCACCAGGGCATTGCCAGCCAGTAGTCGATCATCTCCGGCGGAAACTGGGCAAGATAGCCCGCGTGCTTCGTCACCGTCATCACGTAGTCGAAGGCGCCGAAGGCATTCCAGGCGAGGCCGACGAAACCGACCGCCCAGAGGTGCCAGGGGAATGGTCGCCTGAGGTCGGCCTGACGCCCGGTCATCCTGGTACTCCCGCGTCGGTCGCCACGACCCTATCGCGGTGCGGAGCTACTCCGCCGCTTCGGCGACCGGCACCACGGAGACGTGGACGCGTTCCTTGGCGCGCGTCTTGAACTCCACCCGGCCCTCGCGAACGGCGAAGATCGTGTGGTCCTTGCCGATTCCGACGCCCTCGCCCGGATGCCACTTCGTGCCGCGCTGGCGCACGATGATGTTGCCTGGGACCACGGCCTCGCCGCCGAACTTCTTGACGCCGAGCCGGCGGCCGGCTGAATCGCGGCCGTTCCGAGACGAGCCGCCTGCCTTCTTGTGAGCCATCTCGCTCTCCTTGCTTCTTCGTCACGATCGCGGCCGCAATCGGCCCGGTGACGTCCTATGCCTGCTCGGCGGCCAGCTTCTTGGCCTGCTCGACCCAATTCTCGCGCTCGATGCGGCCCTTGAAATTCAACACCGCGTCGACACGGGCGATATCGTCGGGCGTGAAGGCGGCGACCTGAGCGAACTTGATGACGCCGAGTTTGTCGAGCTTCTCGGCGATGACAGGGCCGACACCGCTGATGCGCGTCAGGTCGTCGGGCTCGCCCGCCGGGCGGGTGAAGATCGGCGAGAGTTCACCGGCGGCCACGGTGGCGGCTGCCGCGATCGGTGCGGCGCTGGCCTTGGCGAGGACCTTGCCGTCCAGCACGATCTCGGTGATGCGCACCGTCGTCTGCAGCTGACGGTGGCCCTTCTTGCGGCGGTAGTTCTGCCGGCGGCGCTTCTTGAAAACGATGACCTTCTTGGCGCGTCCCTGCTCGACCACTTCGCCGGCGACACTGGCGCCGGCGATCAGGGGCGAACCAATGCGCGGCTCGCCTTCGCCGGCGAGCATCAGAACCTCACCGAAGGTAACCCTTTCGCCGACCTCGCCGGACAGCTTTTCAATCGTAATGACGTCGTCGCTGGCAACGTGATACTGCTTGCCGCCCGTCTTGATGACCGCGAACATGCTCTCTTCCTTCATCTCTCCGCGCCCTGTGGCGTCGCGACGAGCGCGAACTTGAGCGGATTCGACGGCCGGCCAATGGGAATGGCCTCAAATGTCGAAAACCCGCCGGGCGCGTCCGCAACGTTCCCCCTCGAGGGAGCTGCAGGCGACTGCTTCGGCGAGTGAATAGCCTCGGGCAGCGATCTTGGAAGCCGGCTTACGCCAGCTGGACGGGTTATACGGGAGATTGCGGTAAAGTCAACGAACGGAACGGCGACCCGGGCGCAAATGAGCCGCGAGCTCCGCCTTCACCTCTTGGATCGGAGGCGTGAGCGACCACGTATGTGGCACTCTCGTGCAACCTGCGGACAGCCACCTTGACCACAGAAACCAACCAGGATCTGCTCGACATTCCGCTGGTCGACGTCGGCCCGGACTTCGCGGTCGAGACCGTCGCGCGCGAGCCGGCACGGGTGCAAGCGCTGCTCGACGAGGCGGCCGGGCGCGTGCCGTCGCTCGCCGTGCGAATGGCGGATGCCGTGTCGAAGCGCTGGCTGCGGCATTTCCACGCCGGTCATCTCGCCGAGATCGAGCGGGTCGCAGAGCACGTCGGGCGGCCAGGAGCCTATTTCCTCAACGTCAGCTACGAATGGGGTTGCACGAGTTCGGTGCGGCCGGCGGCGGGTGGTGGCGGCGAAGGCCGAGGCATGCGGCTCGTCCGTGTCCTCGACTGGCCGGATCGCGGCCTCGGCCGGCACGTGATGGCGGCGCGGGTGGAAAGCCGTCTCGGCGCCTGGGTGACGCTCACCTGGCCGGGCTACACCGGCGTGCTGCAGGCGTCGGCTCCCGGGCGTTTCGCGGCGGCCCTCAACCAGGGACCGATGGAGCGTTCGGTCGGCTTGGTTGCCTGCGATTGGTGCGTCAACCGCTGGGCGGTTTGGTGGTCGCCGCACTTGCCGCCGGCAATGCTTCTTCGGCGCGTCTTCGAGCGGGCCCCCGACTACGCGACCGCCCGTCGGATGCTGACCGACACGCCGATCACGCTGCCGACGATCTTCACCCTGGCCGGACCCGAGCCGGGCGAGGGCTGCGTCATAGAACGCCGAGCGCTGTCCGCCCATGTCATCGAGGCGCCTGCGGCGGCGGCCAATGCCTGGCAGCGGGCCGACTGGCGCGGCCGAGCGCGGGGCGAGGAAAACGGGCGGCGGCGACACGACCTCGCTTGTGCGAGGGGAGGCGCGCCATTGCCCGGCGCGAGCGGCTTCGACTGGCTGGCGCCGCCCGTGCTCAACGAGCGCACCCGGCTCGCGATGGTCGCGGAACCGGCGAGCGGGCGGCTCTGGGCGCAGGGTTTCGAGGCGTGTCGGCCCGCGACCGCGCTGACATCGTTCGACGGTGCCACGGTCGAGATGTTCCCGGGCGTCGTGGCGTGAGTGGCCCGATCCCGGCTTCCAGTGGCATGCTGATGCGGGTTGCGTGGGGCGGGAGGAGCGTCTAGAACCGCCCTCCGATCACCCGAGAGAGGGTCTTGGCCCGATCGATGCGGAGAGGTGCCGGAGTGGTCGATCGGGGCGGTCTCGAAAACCGTTGAGCGCGCGAGCGTTCCGAGGGTTCGAATCCCTCCCTCTCCGCCAAATCACATTGATTTTTCAGCGAGTTTCATTCGTCGACGACGGATCGCGGCGGCCGTGCTCACGGCAGTCGGCGGCGCATCACGGGGCGTGTCGGCGAGCGGCGGGCAACCTCTTGGAAGCCGGCCTTGCGGTAAGCGCTGGCGAGGCCGATCCAGGAATAGGCGGCGGGATAATCGGCGCCCTGTGGATCATTCGGATAGCCCTCCAAGATGCGGGCACCATGCCGGGCGGCGAAGGCGCTGGCGGCGTTCAGCAATTGCACGGAAAGGCCTTTGCGCCGGTGCGATCGGGCAATGAAGAAGCACGTCACCGACCAGACCTCGGCTTCGTCGACAGGGGCCAGGACGCGCGAGGTCGCGAGGCGGGGGAAGGCGGCGCGCGGCGCGAGCGAGCACCAGCCGACCGGCGCACCATCGACGTAGGCCAGCAGCCCCGGTGGCCGCTCGGCGGCAAAGACGTCCGCCATGGCTGCGTGGCGCCCCTGCGGACCGGCGGCGTCGTAGTCGCGCTTGGTGTAACGCCACAGCATGCACCAGCAACCGCCGACGCCGCCCTTGACGCCCATCAGGCTTTCGAAGTCGGGCCAGCGATCCGAGGTCGCGGGGTGGATGTCATACGTCGCCGCCGTCATCGGCGTGCCCTCGCCCTGTGCGTCACGCCGCCCTGCGCCTCATGCTGTCTTCCAATCGCCCGTCGTGTTCCACCAGCGATTCGGATTGGTGCTGTCGTCGAGCCCCTTGGTGCGGCTGGTGAGGATCTCGGTGACCTCGATCACCGGCTCCTGGTAGCTGTGGACCTCATAGATCGTGTCGAGAACGGCTTCCAGGACCTGCCTATCGTAGGGAACCTCGAAACGCAGTTCGACCACGCCTGGGCGTTGCCGTACCTCGGACTCCGTTCCAGCTCGCGCGCCTTCGAGCGGGCGATACCGTTCGGTGCCCGCCGCCGAGACCCAGGCATTGCTGTCATAGGCCCCCTGAATGAGCGGGGTTGCGTGCACGATGTGCATCATGAGCCGCTCGACGTCCTGGCTCGGGGCAAGCAAGCGAACGCAATAGACGTGCTCCATGCGCAGAGCACGCGTCTCGAACGGTTTCGACATGGTCACTGCCCCTTCGCCCATCGCGCCCCCAATCCCAAGATCAGCCGGGCCGACACGGCGCAGCGAAGATGGCACGTGCCTCCTGACACCGTGGTGTCAGGAACGCGAACAGGCGGCTCGCACCCAGGCCTCCAAGGTGACGACACGTGCCGCTCGTAACGTCGCGCCGCACGCCGCACGCCGCGCGACCTCGGCGGTAAGGCTACGAACGTGTGAATACTGTGCAGTATCCAAACATTGCACTATGGTGACGGCGTCCGGGGTCGGGATCGGGGCGGCATGGGTTCGGGCGAACCCGGGGGGCCGTGCGCCAAGTCGTACCAATCGAGACAAGTCGGTGTTCGTGCCCACTCGAGGCAGGCGTATGTGCAGTCGTCGCATCGTCCGTTGTGTCCTGTCGGTGAGCCTCAGCGTGCTCGTCGCATGGCTCGCGGCCGTATCGCCGGCCACCGCCAAGCCGGTCCGTAAGCTCACGGACAAGAGGCCCGTGCTGAACGTCGCGATCGGAACCGGCTCGCCGCTCGGGCTCTATTTCGTCGTCGGACAGGCGATCTGCCGGTTGCTGGCCCTGCGCGAATCCGGCGGGCCGGAACTCGACACCATCCGCCCCATCGTGAACTGCGCGGCGCCGCCCTCGGCCGGTTCCATCGCGAACATCCAGGGGCTCAGGGCGGACCGCTACAACTTCGCCATCGTGCAGTCCGATTGGCAGCACCACGCCTACAACGGGAGTGCCCGCTTCACCGGCAAGCGCTTCGAACGCCTCAGATCGGTCATCTCGCTCTATCCGGAAGTGTTCCACCTCGTGGCGGGCAGGGATTCGACGGTCTCGGATTTCGCCGGCCTCGGTGGTCGCCGGGTCAATCTCGGGTCGCCGGGCTCGGGCCTTCGGGCGACGTTCGAGATTCTGCTCGAAGCGGCGGGCAAGGATGCCACCTGGTTCGCCGAGGCACTCGAG from the Hyphomicrobiales bacterium genome contains:
- the obgE gene encoding GTPase ObgE, whose amino-acid sequence is MKFLDQAKVYVVAGAGGNGSVSFRREKFIEFGGPDGGDGGRGGDVWIACVANLNTLIDYRYQQHFKAGRGTDGMGRNRTGPNGADVVLKVPPGTQVLAEDNETLLADLTKPGERYRVAKGGNGGFGNSHFKSSTNQAPRHANPGEPATELTIWLRLKLIADAGLVGLPNAGKSTFLSAVSAAKPKIADYPFTTLHPNLGVVKVGDVDFVLADLPGLIEGAHEGAGIGDRFLGHVERCGVLLHLVDATSENVAEAYRVVRTELRAYGHGLARKKELVALSKCDALDEATLDARAAELQRVARKKPLRLSAVTGAGMDAALHAIAKVIRKAALARHAEAESVVENGTGGWHP
- a CDS encoding 50S ribosomal protein L27; translated protein: MAHKKAGGSSRNGRDSAGRRLGVKKFGGEAVVPGNIIVRQRGTKWHPGEGVGIGKDHTIFAVREGRVEFKTRAKERVHVSVVPVAEAAE
- the rplU gene encoding 50S ribosomal protein L21 — its product is MFAVIKTGGKQYHVASDDVITIEKLSGEVGERVTFGEVLMLAGEGEPRIGSPLIAGASVAGEVVEQGRAKKVIVFKKRRRQNYRRKKGHRQLQTTVRITEIVLDGKVLAKASAAPIAAAATVAAGELSPIFTRPAGEPDDLTRISGVGPVIAEKLDKLGVIKFAQVAAFTPDDIARVDAVLNFKGRIERENWVEQAKKLAAEQA
- a CDS encoding GNAT family N-acetyltransferase, which codes for MTAATYDIHPATSDRWPDFESLMGVKGGVGGCWCMLWRYTKRDYDAAGPQGRHAAMADVFAAERPPGLLAYVDGAPVGWCSLAPRAAFPRLATSRVLAPVDEAEVWSVTCFFIARSHRRKGLSVQLLNAASAFAARHGARILEGYPNDPQGADYPAAYSWIGLASAYRKAGFQEVARRSPTRPVMRRRLP
- a CDS encoding TAXI family TRAP transporter solute-binding subunit, encoding MRRARVSNGFDMVTAPSPIAPPIPRSAGPTRRSEDGTCLLTPWCQEREQAARTQASKVTTRAARNVAPHAARRATSAVRLRTCEYCAVSKHCTMVTASGVGIGAAWVRANPGGRAPSRTNRDKSVFVPTRGRRMCSRRIVRCVLSVSLSVLVAWLAAVSPATAKPVRKLTDKRPVLNVAIGTGSPLGLYFVVGQAICRLLALRESGGPELDTIRPIVNCAAPPSAGSIANIQGLRADRYNFAIVQSDWQHHAYNGSARFTGKRFERLRSVISLYPEVFHLVAGRDSTVSDFAGLGGRRVNLGSPGSGLRATFEILLEAAGKDATWFAEALEIDYAEQGGKLCAGDVDVGAYSIGVPSSLVAQVLEECKGRLISIDEVIVQRLVDKFPFYAPAQVPAETYPSIESDTFSLGLKATLVTTSDTPDAVVYEVVRTIFEGISEFRAMHLSFGELRATKMIREGMSAPLHPGAARYFAERGWLTER